One Natrinema marinum genomic window carries:
- a CDS encoding IclR family transcriptional regulator, protein MSRNDAENGDHGPRSPTIKSVETSLGIVDELQARDGARVSELAAATGKSKGTVHKHLITLLKHDYVVKEGDEYRVGLRFLDVGGYALHQIEGLQYIEPKIRELADLTGETVQFSVEQRGRCVVLERKAGQKGVFSRARIGRRFYMHQVAGGKVILSNLPDERVREIVARHGLPAATDETITSEADLFAELETVRERGYAFNIDESTQGLHAVAAPLMGPDGDIFGAFAVAGPSHRMRGERFTDEIPDMIRSVVNELELNLAHS, encoded by the coding sequence ATGTCCCGAAACGATGCCGAAAACGGGGATCACGGACCGCGATCACCGACGATCAAGAGCGTCGAGACCTCGCTTGGAATCGTCGACGAACTACAGGCTCGAGACGGGGCCAGGGTATCGGAGTTGGCGGCGGCGACCGGGAAGTCGAAGGGAACCGTCCACAAACACCTGATTACGCTCCTCAAACACGACTACGTCGTCAAAGAGGGCGACGAGTACCGGGTCGGGCTCCGGTTCCTCGACGTCGGCGGCTACGCGCTCCATCAGATCGAGGGGTTACAGTACATCGAACCGAAGATCCGTGAACTGGCCGATCTCACCGGGGAGACGGTTCAGTTTTCCGTCGAACAGCGCGGTCGATGCGTCGTCCTCGAGCGAAAGGCGGGCCAGAAGGGCGTGTTCAGTCGCGCTCGAATCGGCAGGCGGTTCTACATGCATCAGGTCGCCGGCGGGAAGGTGATCCTGTCGAACCTGCCCGACGAGCGAGTCCGTGAGATCGTCGCCCGCCACGGGCTGCCGGCCGCGACCGACGAAACGATCACCAGCGAAGCGGACCTGTTCGCGGAACTCGAGACGGTCCGCGAGCGAGGGTACGCCTTCAACATCGACGAGAGCACGCAGGGCCTTCACGCCGTCGCGGCCCCGCTGATGGGTCCCGACGGCGACATCTTCGGCGCGTTCGCCGTCGCCGGCCCGAGCCACCGGATGCGCGGCGAACGGTTCACCGACGAGATCCCGGACATGATTCGAAGCGTGGTCAACGAACTCGAGTTGAACCTCGCGCACTCGTGA
- a CDS encoding CBS domain-containing protein — MEDIFVARVMSTSVHTVSTDTLVEQAAQLMLENGIGSVVVVDDENRLEGILTTTDFVRIVAERQPKDQTPVSTYMSTDVVTASAQDSIRDAADVMVERDFHHIPVIDDDEGVIGMVTTSDLAGYISRVQSPSPE; from the coding sequence ATGGAGGATATTTTCGTCGCTCGAGTCATGTCCACGTCGGTACACACGGTATCGACGGACACGCTCGTCGAGCAGGCCGCCCAACTCATGCTCGAGAACGGAATCGGCTCGGTCGTCGTCGTCGACGACGAGAACCGACTCGAGGGGATCCTGACGACGACGGATTTCGTCCGGATCGTCGCCGAACGCCAGCCGAAAGATCAGACACCGGTGTCGACGTACATGAGCACGGATGTCGTCACGGCGTCGGCACAGGACAGCATCCGCGACGCTGCAGACGTTATGGTCGAGCGCGATTTCCACCACATCCCCGTCATCGACGATGACGAGGGCGTCATCGGGATGGTGACGACCTCGGATCTGGCTGGCTACATCTCGCGCGTGCAGTCGCCGAGTCCCGAGTGA
- a CDS encoding CoA-transferase subunit beta — MEYTDTELMVTAAAEQLEDDDSVLVGIGVPNLACNLAKRNHAPNLEMIYESGTIGSNPSSLPLSVGDPVLASGAVGVESMLNGFSYYLQGGRIDVGFLGGAQVDKYGNINSTVIGDYDDPAVRLPGSGGACEIASNAHRTIIISPLEQRRFPEEVDFVTSPGYLDAETDRADLGLRGGPDAVITDKAIMGFDDDGEMIVERLHPGVTEADVRAATGWEIQFADDVERTRAPTDDELRLIREELDPDGVYLD, encoded by the coding sequence ATGGAGTACACTGACACGGAGCTCATGGTGACGGCGGCGGCGGAACAGCTCGAGGACGACGACTCGGTGCTGGTCGGGATCGGCGTCCCGAACCTGGCTTGCAACCTCGCAAAGCGCAACCACGCGCCGAACCTCGAGATGATCTACGAGTCCGGGACGATCGGCTCGAACCCGAGTTCGCTCCCGCTGTCGGTCGGCGACCCGGTGCTCGCCTCGGGCGCGGTCGGCGTCGAATCGATGCTCAACGGCTTCTCGTACTACCTGCAGGGCGGGCGGATCGACGTGGGCTTCCTCGGCGGCGCGCAGGTCGACAAGTACGGCAACATCAACTCGACCGTGATCGGCGACTACGACGATCCGGCGGTCCGGCTGCCCGGCAGCGGCGGGGCCTGCGAGATCGCAAGCAACGCCCATCGGACGATCATCATCTCGCCGCTCGAGCAGCGGCGGTTCCCCGAGGAGGTCGACTTCGTCACGAGCCCGGGCTACCTCGACGCCGAGACCGATCGGGCCGACCTGGGGCTTCGGGGCGGGCCGGACGCCGTCATCACCGACAAGGCGATCATGGGGTTCGACGACGACGGCGAGATGATCGTCGAGCGACTCCACCCCGGCGTCACCGAAGCCGACGTGCGGGCGGCGACCGGCTGGGAGATTCAGTTCGCCGACGATGTCGAGCGGACGCGAGCACCGACCGACGACGAGCTCCGATTGATCCGCGAGGAGCTCGACCCCGACGGCGTCTACCTCGACTGA
- a CDS encoding TRAP transporter permease, translating into MSETQSEPPVWSPLDLRREHLLNNLVTVVALLFWGRVLLYGLNQEVPRAKYGAVFLAGGVLIYVLDELRDLEGTDRLERLGLWACALVGVAVPAYVWLHYEVLETQRIGYALGYEYAIGGLFGLVVLYLTYRAFGAAFAGVVIASVLYAYFGNLITGLLSHGGIAAEQIINVLTMEFDGFFGSITQVVAVKVALFLLYAGLMQGYGAFDLIMRLSFRTAKYLRSGVAQSAVISSLIVGSINGAQTANAAMTGSFTIPLMKESGMKADSAGGIEAVASSGGQIMPPVMGAAAFVMASLIPGIGYVDVLIAGIIPALVFYISVAIGVHYMSIKQLPEGGIDLDSRLDDLEEGYHPVIEAIRFGVPFAVLLYTLGIAQWTVISSALYTCGAMVVTGAGLPIILSIVGDADPIGTVRDAANDTVSGFKFGAVAIAPIAIIIAAVNGIVDLLNATGLPGKLSLAIVGVAGGILLFTAILSMVVCLILGLGMPTVAAYTIVALLIAPTLTGEFALEPVAAHFFVFYAAILSGITPPIAIAVVVTTGIAESNFWKTALEALKLGLPLFVLPFTFIYNPEIVTGGLGLATAGSGLIVLLGAVAITHGLNCAPDPFGISSPLSYGVRAVYVALGVVAMVWPSLLPRLGVVAVALVLIALQTQVTRDTGVGAVPGGD; encoded by the coding sequence ATGAGCGAGACCCAGAGCGAACCGCCCGTCTGGTCGCCGCTGGATCTCCGACGGGAGCACCTGCTGAACAATCTTGTCACGGTCGTGGCCCTGCTCTTCTGGGGCCGGGTCCTGCTGTACGGGCTCAATCAGGAGGTACCGCGGGCGAAGTACGGTGCCGTCTTCCTCGCGGGTGGCGTCCTGATCTACGTTCTCGACGAACTCCGCGACCTCGAGGGAACCGATCGCCTCGAGCGTCTCGGGCTGTGGGCGTGTGCGCTCGTCGGCGTCGCCGTGCCGGCCTACGTCTGGCTGCACTACGAGGTGCTCGAGACCCAGCGGATCGGCTACGCGTTGGGCTACGAGTACGCCATCGGCGGCCTGTTCGGGCTCGTCGTCCTCTATCTGACCTACCGGGCGTTCGGGGCGGCCTTCGCGGGCGTCGTGATCGCGTCCGTCCTCTACGCCTACTTCGGGAACCTCATCACCGGACTATTGAGCCACGGCGGGATCGCCGCCGAACAGATCATCAACGTCCTGACGATGGAGTTCGACGGCTTCTTCGGCTCGATCACGCAGGTCGTCGCCGTCAAGGTCGCGCTGTTCTTACTCTACGCGGGACTGATGCAGGGGTATGGCGCGTTCGACCTGATCATGCGGCTTTCCTTCCGAACGGCGAAGTACCTCCGGTCGGGAGTCGCCCAGTCGGCGGTGATCTCGAGTCTGATCGTGGGGTCGATCAACGGCGCCCAGACGGCGAACGCGGCGATGACGGGTTCGTTCACGATTCCGCTGATGAAGGAAAGCGGGATGAAGGCGGACTCGGCCGGCGGGATCGAGGCCGTCGCCTCCTCCGGTGGGCAGATCATGCCGCCGGTGATGGGCGCGGCCGCGTTCGTCATGGCCTCGCTCATTCCGGGGATCGGCTACGTCGACGTGCTCATCGCCGGGATCATCCCAGCGCTGGTGTTCTACATCTCCGTCGCGATCGGCGTCCACTACATGTCGATCAAACAGCTCCCCGAGGGTGGGATCGATCTGGATAGCCGGCTCGACGACCTCGAGGAGGGGTACCACCCCGTAATCGAGGCGATCCGCTTCGGCGTCCCCTTCGCCGTGTTGCTGTACACGCTGGGGATCGCTCAGTGGACGGTCATCTCCTCCGCGCTGTACACCTGTGGGGCGATGGTGGTGACCGGTGCCGGCCTGCCGATCATCCTGAGCATCGTCGGCGACGCGGACCCGATCGGAACGGTCCGTGACGCCGCGAACGACACCGTCTCCGGGTTCAAGTTCGGTGCCGTCGCCATCGCGCCGATCGCGATCATCATCGCGGCGGTCAACGGAATCGTCGATCTGCTGAACGCGACCGGCCTCCCCGGCAAGCTCTCGCTCGCCATCGTCGGCGTCGCCGGCGGCATCCTGCTGTTTACGGCCATCCTCTCGATGGTCGTCTGTCTCATCCTGGGACTGGGGATGCCGACCGTGGCGGCGTACACGATCGTCGCCTTGCTCATCGCGCCGACGCTGACCGGCGAGTTCGCCCTCGAGCCGGTCGCCGCGCACTTCTTCGTGTTCTACGCGGCGATCCTCTCGGGGATCACGCCGCCGATCGCTATCGCGGTCGTGGTGACGACCGGCATCGCCGAGTCGAACTTCTGGAAGACGGCGCTCGAGGCGCTGAAGCTCGGCCTGCCGCTGTTCGTGCTCCCGTTCACGTTCATCTACAACCCCGAGATCGTGACCGGCGGCTTGGGACTCGCGACCGCCGGCTCGGGACTGATCGTCCTGCTGGGCGCGGTCGCGATCACCCACGGACTCAACTGCGCGCCCGACCCCTTCGGGATCTCGTCGCCGCTGAGCTACGGCGTGCGCGCGGTCTACGTCGCCCTGGGCGTCGTCGCGATGGTGTGGCCGTCGCTGCTGCCACGCCTCGGCGTCGTCGCCGTTGCGCTCGTCCTCATCGCGCTCCAGACGCAGGTGACGCGCGATACCGGCGTCGGTGCCGTCCCTGGCGGCGACTGA
- a CDS encoding MFS transporter has protein sequence MNWSYRNTVLVLCTFAFFATVTARLVISPVVPDIVAGFSVSTGAVGLALSGMWAAYALSQFPSGLLGDRFGERAIIVTAIGGTAVASALLALSPTYVTFLLFTVVLGAAAGLHYSVATTLLTRLFDRTGRAIGIHVSGAPLAGLTAPVLAALAADRYGWRAAVAVGSAVAIPIVVVLALRIRPTEPRYPDRRIRDQVDGELLAEMLTRPTVAYTTVLCAMGAFTWQATASFLPAFLEVGYGLSGTTAGLLFSLYFLVNGGVQPVIGAFSDRYSRDAAAAVTMSSGATGFAVLVTGDGLATAVVGVAFVGVAMTWGAPLQSRFMDVLSSDERGLGFGLVRTVYMTLGATGSVAVGAAADLVGWTAAFGLLAGVMATALAVLAANNVLSLGY, from the coding sequence GTGAACTGGTCGTATCGAAATACGGTTCTGGTGCTGTGTACGTTCGCGTTCTTCGCCACGGTCACCGCCCGGCTGGTCATCAGCCCGGTCGTCCCCGACATCGTCGCGGGCTTTTCGGTCTCCACCGGCGCGGTCGGGCTGGCGCTGTCGGGCATGTGGGCCGCCTACGCGCTCTCGCAGTTCCCCAGCGGGCTGCTCGGCGACCGCTTTGGCGAACGCGCGATCATCGTCACCGCGATCGGCGGCACCGCGGTCGCGAGCGCGTTACTGGCGCTGTCGCCGACGTACGTCACCTTCCTGCTGTTTACCGTCGTCCTCGGCGCTGCGGCGGGGCTCCACTACAGCGTCGCGACGACGCTGCTCACCCGCCTGTTCGATCGGACGGGCCGCGCGATCGGGATCCACGTCTCCGGCGCGCCGCTGGCCGGGCTCACCGCGCCGGTGCTCGCGGCGCTGGCTGCCGACCGGTACGGCTGGCGGGCGGCCGTCGCCGTCGGGTCGGCCGTCGCGATCCCGATCGTCGTCGTCCTCGCGCTTCGAATCCGCCCGACGGAGCCCCGGTATCCCGACCGACGGATTCGAGACCAGGTCGACGGCGAACTCCTCGCCGAGATGTTGACCCGGCCCACCGTCGCGTACACGACCGTCCTGTGTGCGATGGGCGCGTTCACCTGGCAGGCGACCGCCTCGTTTCTCCCCGCCTTTCTCGAGGTCGGCTACGGGCTCTCCGGGACGACGGCGGGCCTCCTGTTCTCGCTGTACTTCCTCGTCAACGGCGGCGTTCAGCCGGTGATCGGCGCGTTTTCCGATCGCTACTCGCGCGACGCCGCCGCCGCCGTCACCATGTCGTCGGGCGCGACCGGGTTCGCCGTGCTCGTCACTGGCGACGGGCTGGCGACGGCGGTCGTCGGGGTCGCCTTCGTGGGCGTCGCGATGACCTGGGGCGCGCCGCTCCAGTCACGGTTCATGGACGTCCTCTCGTCGGACGAACGCGGCCTCGGCTTCGGACTCGTTCGGACCGTCTACATGACCCTCGGCGCGACGGGCAGCGTCGCCGTCGGGGCCGCCGCGGACCTGGTCGGCTGGACGGCCGCCTTTGGCCTGCTCGCCGGCGTCATGGCGACCGCGCTGGCGGTACTCGCCGCGAACAACGTCCTCTCGCTCGGTTACTGA
- a CDS encoding thiamine pyrophosphate-binding protein has protein sequence MDVSRAVIQRLTANGIDTVFGIPGKQTLPLNETIGTRDDIRFVVARHETAVTHQAWGYAETSGRMAATAVIPGPGDMNAMNGLKNALNDCTPMVHIAVETEPEIRGGDGIHETPPDTYDNVVKENLLVDHPESTIAVLEEAIAVAETPPKGPVRVGIPKNFLAMDVPLASPAEYSRESVTGVADRDIEAAADSLAAADEPVIVAGGGVRWAEASDDLRRVADRLGAPVVTTYKGKGILPDGDDGYVAGSLSGSASPELLELLADADAALAVGTDFDAVATRAWDVEVPETLVHVTLEPDDLGTGYEPTVGIVADAGAALAALEDALADREVAADDAVDRAAAVREATGDRLEELRGSSPPITSVSALETARDAIPEEATVAVDAGGFRVWGLNVFEATGPRSYVNPGSWATMGTGLPSGIGAQLANPDDDVVVLTGDGGLMMCVHELHTAVSEDLPLTVVVFTNEDYAIISDDAGRNYDLSEGEYEWANAPIDFERLATSLGMRAEHAETPDEIQSTLASAIDADEPVLLEVPTDPREPQASDWMSE, from the coding sequence ATGGACGTAAGCCGAGCAGTCATCCAGCGACTGACAGCGAACGGGATCGATACGGTGTTCGGAATCCCCGGCAAGCAGACGCTGCCGCTGAACGAGACGATCGGAACGCGAGACGACATCCGGTTCGTCGTGGCCCGCCACGAGACCGCCGTCACACATCAGGCGTGGGGGTACGCCGAAACCAGCGGCCGCATGGCGGCCACAGCCGTCATCCCAGGACCGGGCGACATGAACGCGATGAACGGCCTGAAGAACGCGCTCAACGACTGCACGCCGATGGTCCACATCGCCGTCGAGACCGAGCCCGAGATCCGCGGCGGTGACGGCATCCACGAGACGCCGCCGGACACCTACGACAACGTCGTCAAGGAGAACCTGCTGGTCGACCACCCCGAGAGCACGATCGCCGTCCTCGAGGAGGCGATCGCGGTCGCGGAGACGCCGCCGAAAGGGCCCGTCCGGGTCGGCATCCCGAAGAACTTTCTCGCGATGGACGTCCCGCTCGCGTCGCCGGCCGAGTACAGCCGGGAATCGGTGACCGGCGTCGCCGACCGCGATATCGAGGCGGCGGCCGACTCGCTGGCCGCGGCCGACGAACCGGTGATCGTCGCCGGCGGCGGCGTCCGCTGGGCGGAGGCGAGCGACGACCTCCGACGGGTAGCCGACCGACTCGGCGCGCCCGTCGTCACCACGTACAAGGGGAAAGGCATCCTGCCCGACGGGGACGATGGATACGTCGCCGGAAGCCTGTCGGGAAGCGCGTCGCCCGAGCTGCTCGAGTTGCTCGCGGACGCCGACGCGGCGCTGGCCGTCGGGACGGACTTCGACGCGGTCGCGACCCGCGCGTGGGACGTCGAGGTGCCAGAGACGCTCGTTCACGTGACGCTCGAGCCCGACGACCTCGGGACGGGCTACGAGCCGACCGTCGGGATCGTCGCCGACGCGGGCGCGGCGCTGGCGGCGCTCGAGGACGCGCTCGCGGACCGTGAGGTCGCAGCCGACGACGCCGTCGACCGGGCAGCCGCGGTTCGGGAGGCCACCGGCGACCGACTCGAAGAGCTACGCGGCTCGTCGCCGCCGATCACGTCGGTCAGCGCGCTCGAGACCGCGCGCGACGCGATCCCCGAGGAGGCGACCGTCGCAGTCGACGCCGGCGGCTTCCGCGTCTGGGGACTGAACGTCTTCGAGGCCACAGGGCCGCGGTCGTACGTCAATCCCGGCTCGTGGGCGACGATGGGGACCGGCCTGCCGTCGGGGATCGGCGCGCAACTCGCGAATCCCGACGACGACGTAGTCGTCCTGACCGGCGACGGCGGGCTCATGATGTGCGTCCACGAGCTCCACACCGCCGTCTCCGAGGACCTCCCGCTGACAGTTGTCGTCTTCACGAACGAGGACTACGCGATCATCAGCGACGACGCCGGTCGGAACTACGACCTTTCGGAGGGCGAGTACGAGTGGGCGAACGCGCCGATCGACTTCGAGCGCCTCGCGACGAGTCTCGGCATGCGGGCCGAACACGCTGAGACGCCCGACGAGATCCAGTCGACGCTCGCGTCCGCGATCGACGCGGACGAGCCGGTGTTGCTCGAGGTGCCGACGGATCCGCGCGAACCCCAGGCGAGCGACTGGATGAGCGAGTAG
- a CDS encoding CaiB/BaiF CoA transferase family protein gives MRPLEDVTVIDATQALVGPMATQTFGDLGADVIKIERPGHGDLTRAYSPEYEGLSAYFVSLNRNKRSLTLDLTSEEGQTVLHDLIEDADVFMQNFSPGNAEAFGADYETLSSLNDDLIYCDVSGYGSNSPYSGEKSFDIILQGEAGMMSITGAEEQPARVGISICDVSGAMTATYAILTSLYHRQQTGEGQHIELSLFDTSFQWLLYHVTNYFASGEVPRRMGTKHPNLAPYQAIETADSHVVVGVISEGIWPDLCRALDREEWIDDERFATFTDRTEHRDELDSRLDAIFAERTTEEWVEHLDEYDVPCTPVNDVEDVVNDPHIEAHDMIAEMDHPEHGTVKAPANPVNFSSLETTHERAPPDLGEHSVEILGDLGYSPEEIAALESENVI, from the coding sequence ATGCGGCCCCTAGAGGACGTAACCGTTATTGACGCGACACAGGCGCTCGTCGGTCCGATGGCAACCCAGACGTTCGGCGACCTCGGAGCGGACGTAATCAAGATCGAACGGCCGGGACACGGCGATCTCACCCGTGCGTACAGCCCCGAATACGAGGGGCTATCGGCGTACTTCGTGAGTCTGAATCGCAACAAGCGAAGTCTCACGCTCGATCTGACGAGCGAGGAGGGCCAGACCGTCCTCCACGATCTGATCGAGGACGCCGACGTCTTCATGCAGAACTTCAGCCCCGGCAACGCCGAGGCGTTCGGCGCGGACTACGAGACCCTCTCGAGTCTGAACGACGACCTGATCTACTGCGACGTCTCCGGCTACGGCTCCAACAGCCCGTACAGCGGGGAGAAGTCGTTCGACATCATCCTGCAGGGCGAAGCCGGAATGATGAGCATCACCGGCGCCGAAGAGCAGCCGGCCCGCGTCGGCATCTCCATCTGTGACGTCTCCGGCGCGATGACGGCGACGTACGCCATCCTGACCTCGCTGTACCACCGCCAGCAGACGGGCGAGGGACAGCACATCGAGCTCTCGCTGTTCGATACGAGCTTCCAGTGGCTGCTCTATCACGTGACCAACTACTTCGCCTCCGGCGAGGTGCCCCGTCGGATGGGGACGAAACACCCCAACCTCGCCCCGTATCAGGCGATCGAGACGGCCGACTCGCACGTCGTCGTCGGCGTGATCAGCGAGGGAATCTGGCCCGATCTCTGTCGCGCCCTCGACCGCGAGGAGTGGATCGACGACGAGCGATTCGCCACGTTCACCGATCGGACCGAGCACCGAGACGAACTCGACAGCCGCCTCGACGCCATCTTCGCCGAGCGGACGACCGAGGAGTGGGTCGAACATCTCGACGAGTACGACGTCCCCTGTACGCCCGTCAACGACGTCGAGGACGTGGTGAACGACCCCCACATCGAAGCCCACGACATGATCGCCGAAATGGACCACCCCGAGCACGGGACGGTGAAAGCGCCCGCGAACCCGGTCAACTTCTCCTCGCTCGAGACGACCCACGAGCGCGCACCGCCGGACCTCGGCGAACACTCGGTCGAGATCCTCGGCGATCTCGGCTACTCACCGGAGGAGATCGCGGCTCTCGAGTCCGAGAACGTGATCTGA
- a CDS encoding TAXI family TRAP transporter solute-binding subunit — protein MNPTSRREVLTVASGVGAAALAGCLGGNSGGGATSISVGIPSASTTTGAASNSFQRVVKEQSGDTEPAGEIRWQNQETGGDPPSLRQFAQGNLQALTGGNFIVASAQEDMAPFAERPLDTLPNQMFSITPLHMHVLSVSGSGIQTTDDLVGSNFWPLPPAWGLRQQAETVFSNAGLWSELQDADSIVNADTGDVAGLIEEGSVDALVAYGAGFQNLAGWATEVDARADLQLVEFSDGFVEAANNTRGTSHSEIDTYGWEQQSFDADTMDVYGADFQFWLGSDVSRDVGYELARISNENTESIQEGQPAYLDHSDPENMASLYLEDIPVHPGPYDYLEEQGVDMSAYTRGGE, from the coding sequence ATGAATCCCACCAGTAGGCGGGAAGTCTTGACAGTAGCGAGTGGTGTAGGTGCTGCGGCGCTAGCCGGCTGCCTCGGCGGCAACAGCGGCGGCGGCGCGACGTCGATAAGTGTCGGCATTCCGAGCGCTAGTACGACGACTGGCGCGGCGAGTAACTCCTTCCAGCGAGTCGTCAAAGAGCAGTCCGGTGATACCGAGCCGGCCGGTGAGATCCGCTGGCAGAACCAGGAGACCGGTGGAGACCCACCCAGCCTCCGTCAGTTCGCCCAGGGGAACTTGCAGGCGCTGACCGGGGGGAACTTCATCGTCGCGTCGGCCCAGGAGGACATGGCACCCTTCGCGGAACGGCCCCTGGACACGCTCCCCAACCAGATGTTCTCGATCACGCCGCTGCACATGCACGTCCTCTCGGTGTCGGGATCGGGGATCCAGACGACCGACGACCTCGTCGGCAGCAACTTCTGGCCGCTACCGCCCGCGTGGGGACTGCGCCAGCAGGCCGAGACCGTCTTCTCGAACGCCGGGCTCTGGAGCGAACTCCAGGACGCCGACTCGATCGTCAACGCCGACACGGGCGACGTGGCCGGTCTCATCGAGGAAGGCAGCGTCGACGCTCTCGTCGCCTACGGTGCCGGGTTCCAGAATCTCGCCGGCTGGGCGACCGAAGTCGACGCCCGTGCCGACCTCCAACTCGTCGAGTTCTCCGACGGCTTCGTCGAGGCCGCGAACAACACCCGCGGGACGAGCCACAGTGAGATCGACACCTACGGCTGGGAACAGCAGAGCTTCGACGCCGACACGATGGACGTCTACGGCGCGGACTTCCAGTTCTGGCTCGGCAGCGACGTCTCCCGCGACGTCGGCTACGAACTCGCGCGGATCAGCAACGAAAACACCGAGTCGATTCAGGAAGGCCAGCCGGCGTATCTCGACCACAGCGACCCCGAGAACATGGCCAGCCTCTACCTCGAGGACATCCCGGTCCATCCGGGGCCGTACGACTACCTCGAGGAGCAGGGCGTCGACATGAGCGCGTACACCCGCGGCGGCGAATAG
- a CDS encoding CoA transferase subunit A: MALYECPLWSVLYPMSKVTTMASAISDAVNDGDSLYLAGFTHLIPFAAGHEIIRAGYSDLELVRATPDLVYDQLIAAGCVSKVTFSWAGNPGVGSLRAFRRAVEAGVPNPIETEEYTHYGMVAALHAGAANLPFMPVRTFAGSDLVDHNDAIRTVSSPYGDDEIPVVPPIEPDVAIVSAQRGDEDGNAHLWGIPGEQKEAALAADTVVCCVEELCSTETIRSDPNRTLFTADAVDHVVEVPYGAHPSYAQGYYDRDNEAYLEWEEVSKSHEDVQAWLDEWVYGVENRREYLEKLGAKRLLDLEVDSRYATAIDMGDY, encoded by the coding sequence ATGGCCTTATACGAGTGCCCGCTGTGGTCGGTGCTGTACCCGATGTCAAAAGTGACGACGATGGCGTCCGCGATTAGCGACGCCGTTAACGACGGTGATAGCCTGTATCTCGCGGGGTTCACGCATCTGATCCCCTTCGCCGCCGGGCACGAGATCATCCGCGCCGGCTACAGCGATCTCGAGCTCGTCCGCGCGACCCCCGATCTGGTGTACGACCAGCTGATCGCCGCGGGCTGCGTCTCGAAGGTGACGTTCTCGTGGGCCGGCAACCCCGGCGTCGGCAGCCTCCGGGCGTTCCGGCGAGCGGTCGAAGCGGGCGTTCCGAACCCGATCGAGACCGAAGAGTACACCCACTACGGGATGGTCGCGGCGCTGCACGCCGGCGCGGCGAACTTGCCGTTCATGCCGGTTCGGACGTTCGCCGGCTCCGACCTCGTCGACCACAACGACGCGATCCGGACGGTCTCGAGCCCGTACGGCGACGACGAGATCCCGGTCGTCCCGCCGATCGAGCCCGACGTGGCGATCGTCTCCGCACAGCGAGGCGACGAGGACGGTAACGCCCACCTCTGGGGAATTCCCGGAGAGCAGAAAGAAGCCGCGCTGGCGGCCGACACCGTCGTCTGCTGCGTCGAGGAGCTCTGTTCGACGGAAACGATTCGGAGCGATCCCAACCGGACGTTGTTCACCGCCGACGCCGTCGACCACGTCGTCGAGGTCCCCTACGGCGCACACCCGTCGTACGCGCAGGGGTACTACGACCGGGACAACGAGGCCTACCTCGAGTGGGAAGAGGTCTCGAAGAGCCACGAGGACGTACAGGCGTGGCTCGACGAGTGGGTCTACGGCGTCGAAAACCGACGCGAGTACCTCGAGAAACTCGGTGCAAAGCGGCTGCTGGACCTCGAAGTCGACTCGCGGTACGCGACGGCGATCGATATGGGTGACTACTGA
- a CDS encoding universal stress protein has protein sequence MYRIVIPIDTDEERALHAVDYVMDFVAADGPVDDPDELAVTVVNVFEKFTAVDEGSRVTSDELYDPDSIPDAVATVRDELEAAGIDVEVVRRHGDPADEIVNCADSVDADVLVVPTRKRSPVGKAVFGSVTQEVILETDRPVTVV, from the coding sequence ATGTACCGGATAGTCATCCCCATCGACACGGACGAAGAACGGGCGCTGCACGCCGTCGACTACGTGATGGACTTCGTCGCCGCCGACGGACCGGTCGACGACCCCGACGAACTCGCCGTGACGGTAGTCAACGTCTTCGAGAAGTTCACGGCCGTCGACGAGGGCAGCCGCGTCACCTCCGACGAACTGTACGACCCCGACAGCATCCCGGACGCGGTCGCGACCGTCCGCGACGAACTCGAGGCCGCCGGGATCGACGTCGAGGTCGTCCGCCGCCACGGCGATCCAGCCGACGAGATCGTCAACTGCGCCGATTCGGTGGACGCGGACGTGCTCGTCGTCCCCACCCGCAAGCGCTCGCCCGTCGGGAAAGCGGTGTTCGGCAGCGTCACGCAGGAAGTGATCCTCGAGACCGACCGGCCCGTGACGGTGGTGTAA